A genome region from Nicotiana tabacum cultivar K326 chromosome 13, ASM71507v2, whole genome shotgun sequence includes the following:
- the LOC142168255 gene encoding uncharacterized protein LOC142168255, whose translation MYQAWVNGQAPPSLPIGPSDNLHNVSVATQVPISITSNPLYQPGFSPSFNLPTIPSTSIPRPPIAPLRNDPPTIPIVHTFTVPQPALAQKSNNDPQLDAHDAQHYSPELTLKVPDSYKHTPHNVFPIEIEKPEKNMEQEEMTRKMKSLEQTMRNIQGLGGHKSVSFNDLCMFPHVHLPPGFKTPKFDKYDGHGDPVAHLKRYCNQLRGAGGKEELLMAYFGESLTGIASEWFIDQDISHWHVWNDMAQDFVQQFQYNIDIVPDRSSLVNIKKKPTESFREYAIKWREQAARVKPPMKEAEMIDYFLQAQDPDYLHYMLAAIGKPFAEAIKIGEIVENGMKSGKIVSQAALKATTQAIQSGSGSFGNRKKKEEGSMMASGFGGVQRGIAPSYVQFQQGLSNSLQHYYPPQGPRYSVPLQQYTVFNAQAYARPPNHQQWQAPIPQGFCQLRPNFQAPYNPRPRQEYVREQEPKKEFTPIGESYTSLFRKLMQLKLIEPIMLRYVNPNSKGFDSNARCEYHSNTQGHSTENCWTLKKAIENLIEAKAIVVTNNEDTPNITNNPLPTHDNTHFIGMIYDDRDYKQSGKTEMVVRTIGPEPKVIVSPPQLAPLMVKGANSSLNLACSEKTILYVPGSTKKVAVQLGGPKLYIPGGIQKIIPNNGLRNITKPVVIRPVAQLLVTNTKAIPWNYNKTVMTYKGKEIVEETGEMGGLTRSGRCYSPEKLRKAKQARESHLPISLLSLLLHSEEHRRVLIKTMNEAYISEKTTVNQLKKMAERFFEVNRITFSDDDLPEEGAGHNRALHLMVKCEGHYVKGVMIDGGSSVDVCPLSTLQQLNINNNRIRTSNVSIRAFDGSKRDTIREIRLTMTIGPVDFNIVFQVLDMETSYNFLLGRPWIHMARAAKEGCESIIYQAFEVIEVDQVEEGKPILHPRLSAISMMVASLMLRNGYEPGKGLGSSLQGIVNPIAIFSKKNTFGLGFKPTSADIERAKARKKNGWKLSKPIPHIAYSFVKPQFEEVQNPSTQDDIDGVCQGLKEMFYEINMVQVGEGPSRASVQLIVPLVVFWVNMMPQAKGNKQYII comes from the exons atgtaccaagcctgggtgaATGGACAAGCACCGCCCTCATTACCCATAGGGCCTTCGGACAATCTTCATAATGTGTCAGTTGCCACTCAAGTGCCTATCTCCATAACAAGTAACCCATTGTACCAACCTGGATTCAGTCCGAGCTTTAACCTTCCCACTATCCCCAGTACCTCCATTCCACGTCCTCCAATCGCACCCCTCAGAAATGACCCACCTACTATACCCATTGTCCATACTTTCACTGTCCCTCAACCGGCTCTTGCTCAAAAGTCCAATAATGATCCACAGCTGGATGCTCATGATGCCCAACATTACTCTCCAGAACTGACTTTAAAGGTTCCAGATTCATACAAGCACACTCCTCATAATGTGTTCCCAATTGAGATCGAAAAGCCCGAAAAGAATATggaacaagaggaaatgaccagaaaaatgaAGAGCTTGGAACAAACCATGAGAAACATACAGGGTTTGGGGGGCCACAAGAGTGTTTCGTTTAACGATCTATGCATGTTTCCCCATGTTCATTTGCCACCCggcttcaagacccccaagtttgacaagtatgatgggcatggtgatcccgTTGCCCATTTGAAGAGGTATTGTAACCAACTAAGGGGAGCGGGAGGCAAAGAAGAATTGCTCATGgcttattttggagaaagtttgaCAGGAATTGCTTCAGAGTGGTTCATAGATCAAGACATCTCTCACTGGCACGTTTggaatgacatggctcaagattttgtccaacagtttcagtacaaTATTGATATAGTGCCAGACCGCTCCTCTCTCGTCAACATAAAAAAGAAACcaacagaaagcttcagagaatatgcaatcaagtggagaGAGCAGGCTGCTAGGGTCAAACCACCAATGAAAGAGGCAGAAATGATTGACTATTTTCTCCAAGCTCAGGATCCAGATTACCTCCATTACATGTTGGCCGCCATTGGTAAACCTTTCGCTGAGGCGATTAAGATTGGTGAAATAGTTGAGAATGGCATGAAGTCGGGCAAAATTGTGAGTCAGGCAGCCCTTAAGGCGACCACACAAGCAATTCAAAGCGGGTCAGGCAGTTTTGGAAATCGGAAAAAGAAGGAGGAAGGATCCATGATGGCATCTGGGTTCGGGGGAGTTCAAAGAGGAATAGCTCCTTCTTACGTGCAATTTCAACAAGGACTATCCAATTCTCTTCAACATTATTATCCGCCTCAAGGTCCCCGATACTCAGTTCCCCTGCAACAGTACACAGTGTTTAATGCTCAGGCTTATGCTAGGCCTCCCAATCACCAACAATGGCAGGCACCGATTCCACAAGGCTTCTGTCAACTCCGGCCAAATTTTCAGGCACCATATAATCCTCGTCCCCGACAAGAATATGTGAGAGAACAGGAGCCAAAGAAAGAGTTCACCCCAATTGGAGAATCGTATACAAGCCTATTTCGAAAGTTGATGCAGTTGAAGTTGATTGAACCTATTATGCTGCGTTATGTGAATCcaaattcaaaaggttttgacTCAAATGCAAGATGTGAGTATCACTCTAACACCCAAGGGCATAGTACTGAAAACTGTTGGACATTAAAGAAAGCCATTGAAAATTTGATTGAAGCAAAGGCAATTGTGGTAACAAACAATGAGGATACTCCTAATATCACAAACAATCCGCTCCCAACTCATGATAATAcacattttattgggatgatttaTGATGATCGGGATTATAAGCAGTCTGGCAAGACAGAGATGGTTGTTAGAACCATAGGGCCAGAACCAAAAGTGATAGTGAGCCCGCCGCAATTGGCACCATTGATGGTGAAAGGTGCGAATTCTAGTTTGAACTTGGCATGTTCTGAAAAAACGATTCTCTATGTTCCTGGAAGCACAAAAAAGGTTGCGGTTCAATTGGGTGGGCCAAAACTTTACATCCCCGGAGGCATTCAAAAGATCATTCCGAATAACGGTTTGAGGAATATAACAAAGCCAGTCGTGATCCGACCTGTTGCCCAACTCCTAGTGACAAACACAAAAGCTATTCCCTGGAATTATAACAAGACTGtcatgacatacaaaggaaaagagatagttgAAGAAACAGGTGAAATGGGGGGCTTGACCCGCTCTGGAAGGTGTTATTCACCAGAGAAATTGAGAAAAGCTAAGCAAGCCAGGGAAAGTCACTTGCCA atatctttGTTATCTCTGCTTTTGCATTCAGAAGAGCATCGTCGTGTGTTGATCAAAACTATGAACGAGGCATATATCTCAGAAAAGACAACGGTGAATCAGCTAAAAAAAATGGCTGAAAGATTCTTTGAAGTAAATAGAATTACTTTCAGCGATGATGATTTGCCTGAGGAAGGGGCTGGCCACAATAGAGCTTTGCATCTTATGGTCAAATGTGAAGGGCACTACGTAAAAGGAGTCATGATTGACGGAGGCTCAAGTGTAGATGTGTGTCCCCTTTCTACTCTACAACAGCTGAACATCAACAATAACAGAATTCGAACCAGTAATGTCAGCATCAGAGCTTTTGATGGTTCAAAAAGAGACACTATTAGGGAAATCAGACTCACCATGACAATCGGCCCGGTTGATTTTAACATTGTCTTTCAAGTGTTAGAtatggaaacttcctataattttcttttgggaaggccgtggatccatatGGCCAGAGCT gccaaggaaggatgtgaATCCATCATATATCAAGCATTTGAGGTGATAGAGGTGGACCAAGTGGAAGAAGGAAAACCAATTCTGCATCCCCGTCTTTCAGCCATATCTATGATGGTAGCTTCGCTGATGTTGAGGAACGGCTATGAACCAGGAAAAGGATTGGGATCCTCTCTGCAAGGAATTGTGAACCCCATTGCTATATTTTCGAAGAAAAATACCTTTGGCTTGGGCTTTAAACCAACATCAGCTGACATAGAAAGAGCCAAGGCCCGCAAAAAGAATGGTTGGAAGCTGTCCAAACCAATCCCTCACATTGCCtactcttttgtcaagccacaatttgaagaagtccaaaatccttctacTCAGGATGACATTGACGGAGTTTGCCAGGGTCTCAAGGAGATGTTCTATGAGATtaatatggttcaagttggggagGGCCCTAGCCGTGCAAGTGTTCAACTTAT
- the LOC142168256 gene encoding uncharacterized protein LOC142168256, which translates to MSTVQNTPFTVVDEAPLQLQMWWYDLGEDGQKWVTKHLGALTDIMKIKPRDDLIEALVTFWDPVHNVFRFSDFELTPTLEEIAGYSGFGRDLRKQELIFPRDLSVHRFFDLLNISKQIRKTNVVEGCCSFYFLYSRFGQPNGFEMHEKGLNNKQNKDTWQIHRRFAFIMAFLGIMVFPNEKRTIDTRIARVVQVLTTKEHHTLAPIILSDIYRALTLCKSGAKFFEGCNILLQMWLIEHLRHHPKFMSYGPNKDNSIESYEERVKDYNSPEGVEAWISHLRSLNASQIEWTLGWLPLREVIHMSALKSYLLLLGLRSVQPYAPHRVLRQLGRYQVVPKDEDLSVQVIELHPEAPLPEALIQQIWNGCRYLKYDTQVPDPARGEVDPGYAIWFGKRSHVDDVPKPKRPTKRPHVQAFDDKIQERLAWGEREKGYKTTIHVLEERLRNLNFEKDLQEQEAEGEKKSLICKNEALRVQLQQMKKAFEVPTEKSLDKANEKIVQLNEKA; encoded by the exons ATGAGCACTGTCCAGAACACACCGTTTACCGTTGTAGACGAGGCTCCACTtcagcttcagatgtggtggtatgatttaggagaagatggtcagaaatgggtcaccAAGCACCTGGGAGccctcacagatattatgaaaattAAACCACGGGACGATTTGATTGAggcactagtgactttttgggaccctgttcacaatgtttttcgcttctccgattttgagctaactcccactttagaagagatagctggatattcTGGGTTTGGCAGGGATTTGAGAAAACAGGAGCTCATATTCCCGAGGGATCTTTCTGTACATCGATTCTTcgatcttctgaacatcagtaagcAAATCAGAAAGACCAACGTAGtcgaagggtgttgttctttctacttccTGTACTCTAGGTTCGGGCAGCCAAATGGgtttgaaatgcatgaaaagggccttaacAACAAGCAGAACAAAGACACATGGCAGATTCatcgtcgcttcgccttcataaTGGCGTTTCTGGGAATTATGGTCTTCCCAAACGAGAAGCGGACCATTGATACCCGCATAGCCAGGGttgtacaggtcctcactaccaaagaacatcacactcttgccccgatcattttatcagacatttatcgggcgttgactttgtgcaagtccggggcaaaattcttcgaagggtgcaatattttgttacaaatgtggttgattgagcatctccgacatcaccccaagttcatgagcTATGGTCCGAACAAGGACAATTCCATTGAGAGTTACgaagaaagagtaaaagattacaactctccagaaggggtggaagcctggatatcccacCTAAGATCTTTAAatgcaagtcaaattgagtggactttgggatggctcccgctAAGAGAGGTAATACACATGTCGGCCCTAAAAAGTTATTTGCTGTTGTTGGGTTTGAGAAgtgtccagccgtatgcgccacacagagttctaagacagctaggaAGGTACCAAGTAGTACCTaaggatgaagatttgagtgtgcaagttattgagctacaccccgaagcccCACTCCCCGAAGCTTTAATCCAGcaaatttggaatggttgtcgctACTTGAAATATGATACTCAGGTGCCAGATCCTGCGAGAGGTGAGGTAGATCCGGGTTATGCTATATGGTTTGGGAAGAGGTCTCACGTGGATGATGTGCCAAAGCCCAAAAGGCCCACAAAAAGgccgcatgttcaagcctttgatgataaaatccaagaacggttggcttggGGTGAACGGGAAAAGGGATACAAAACAACTATTCATGTCTTAGAAGAAAGGCTGAGAAACCTCAATTTTGAGAAAGacttgcaagaacaagaagccgaaggggaaaagaagagtctgatctGCAAAAATGAAGCCCTTCGTGTTCAacttcaacagatgaagaaagcctttgaagtgcca ACTGAAAAGTCATTGGACAAAGCCAATGAAAAGATCGTACAGCTAAATGAGAAGGCATAA